A genomic stretch from Bacillus sp. N1-1 includes:
- the aspA gene encoding aspartate ammonia-lyase, which yields MPTTMSNTRIESDFLGEKEVPIEAYYGIQTLRAVENFPITGYRIHEELIKGFAMVKKAAALANMEVKHLYAGIGNAIVEAADELLEGKMHDQIIVDPIQGGAGTSINMNVNEVIANRAIELLGEEKGNYIVCSPNTHVNMSQSTNDSFPTAIHLSVLNMMEQLLSTMEDMHAVFEQKAEEFNHIIKMGRTHLQDAVPIRLGQEFQAYSRVIARDIKRIKQSRQHLYELNMGATAVGTGLNADPRYIEFVVKELADISGLPLVGAEDMVDATQNTDAYTEVSGALKVCMMNMSKIANDLRLMASGPRAGLGEISLPARQPGSSIMPGKVNPVLPEVINQVAFQVIGNDNTICLASEAGQLELNVMEPVLVFNLLQSLSIMKNAFRTFTDNCLKGIEANEDRLNEYVEKSVGVLTAVNPHIGYEVAARIAREAILSGASIRELCIKYDVLTEEELNLILDPYEMTHPGIAGVSLFERE from the coding sequence ATGCCGACAACAATGAGTAACACAAGAATTGAATCTGATTTTTTAGGAGAAAAGGAAGTTCCGATTGAAGCGTATTATGGTATTCAAACGCTACGGGCTGTGGAGAATTTTCCGATTACGGGCTACCGCATTCATGAAGAATTGATTAAAGGGTTCGCGATGGTGAAAAAAGCAGCGGCGCTCGCAAACATGGAAGTGAAGCATCTGTATGCTGGGATCGGGAATGCGATCGTGGAAGCAGCGGACGAATTGCTGGAAGGAAAGATGCATGATCAAATCATTGTCGATCCAATCCAGGGAGGCGCTGGCACTTCCATCAACATGAACGTGAACGAAGTGATCGCAAACCGCGCGATTGAATTGTTAGGAGAAGAAAAAGGAAACTACATCGTTTGTAGCCCGAATACACATGTGAACATGTCGCAGTCGACAAACGACTCTTTTCCAACTGCCATTCACCTATCCGTTTTAAATATGATGGAGCAATTACTAAGCACGATGGAAGACATGCATGCGGTTTTCGAACAGAAAGCCGAAGAGTTTAATCACATTATTAAAATGGGGCGTACCCATCTTCAGGATGCCGTGCCGATTCGACTTGGGCAGGAGTTTCAAGCATACAGTCGCGTGATTGCACGAGATATAAAGCGAATCAAACAATCCCGTCAGCATTTATATGAACTTAACATGGGCGCAACAGCAGTTGGAACGGGATTAAATGCCGACCCTCGTTATATTGAATTCGTCGTTAAGGAACTTGCAGACATTAGCGGTTTACCACTTGTAGGAGCGGAAGATATGGTCGACGCGACGCAAAATACCGACGCGTATACTGAAGTTTCCGGTGCGTTAAAAGTGTGCATGATGAACATGTCAAAAATCGCAAATGACCTGCGTTTAATGGCGTCTGGACCAAGAGCAGGATTAGGCGAAATCAGCTTACCTGCAAGACAGCCCGGCTCTTCGATTATGCCTGGTAAAGTCAATCCGGTGCTACCAGAAGTGATTAACCAGGTCGCTTTCCAGGTCATCGGAAACGACAACACCATCTGTCTCGCTTCAGAAGCAGGTCAGCTCGAATTAAACGTGATGGAGCCAGTGCTTGTCTTCAATCTTCTTCAATCACTAAGCATTATGAAGAACGCGTTCCGCACGTTTACAGACAACTGCTTAAAAGGCATTGAAGCGAATGAAGATCGTCTCAATGAGTACGTGGAAAAAAGCGTCGGCGTACTAACGGCCGTGAACCCGCACATTGGTTATGAAGTAGCGGCGCGAATTGCGAGAGAAGCGATTCTAAGTGGCGCCTCGATTCGAGAGCTTTGCATAAAGTACGATGTGCTCACGGAAGAAGAACTGAACTTAATCTTAGATCCTTATGAGATGACGCATCCAGGAATCGCTGGCGTGTCGTTGTTTGAGCGGGAGTAG
- a CDS encoding extracellular solute-binding protein, which produces MKGKKKFLSVLLLSTALVLAACNGGGEESSGDGKVKLNFWTFGATNYQSLAEEYMKENPDVEINVKTSELGDHHNSLFTSISAGTGAPDLAMIEVDQLDRYREAQERFVNLYDLGAEEVQGDYLDWKWNMAESTDGDFLFGLPTDIGPKAMYYNVDVFEEANLPTEPEKVKEMISSPDQFADAAKTVLDETGKPMVDSMEMAYRANMDALEKSYFNEKDELIIDQEGNEVKDAYDYAVSLYEKGYVGNYEMWTPEWATALNKGDFAVEMAPAWLKGYMTENAPEGKGNWRVSTLPSEFAGNWGGSYVAIPAETEHSEEAYEFAKWLVSPENQLKSFEESGLFPSAPSVYEMDEFVNNEDEYFGGQNTAATFAEAAKEIPAVYKGPKYVTVNDEVLTALRNVQEGGDPEKEWKDAVKRIEGLVKR; this is translated from the coding sequence ATGAAAGGCAAAAAGAAGTTTCTTTCCGTGCTGTTGCTCAGTACAGCTTTAGTATTAGCTGCTTGTAACGGGGGCGGAGAAGAGTCATCTGGAGATGGCAAAGTGAAATTGAACTTTTGGACGTTTGGGGCAACAAACTATCAATCTCTAGCGGAAGAGTATATGAAAGAAAATCCGGATGTTGAGATTAATGTGAAAACGTCTGAGCTAGGCGATCATCATAACAGCTTATTTACATCCATTTCTGCAGGAACTGGCGCTCCGGATCTTGCGATGATCGAAGTGGATCAGCTTGATCGTTACCGTGAAGCGCAGGAGCGATTTGTGAACTTGTATGATCTTGGGGCAGAAGAAGTTCAAGGCGATTACCTCGATTGGAAATGGAACATGGCAGAAAGCACGGATGGCGACTTCTTGTTCGGTCTTCCGACAGATATCGGCCCGAAAGCGATGTATTACAACGTTGATGTTTTTGAAGAAGCAAACTTACCAACTGAACCAGAGAAAGTAAAAGAAATGATTTCTTCACCTGATCAATTTGCAGACGCTGCGAAAACAGTGCTTGATGAAACAGGAAAGCCTATGGTCGATAGCATGGAAATGGCTTACCGCGCCAATATGGATGCTTTGGAGAAAAGTTACTTCAATGAGAAAGATGAACTGATCATTGACCAGGAAGGTAATGAAGTAAAAGACGCTTATGACTACGCTGTGTCTCTTTATGAAAAGGGTTACGTAGGAAATTATGAAATGTGGACGCCTGAATGGGCAACGGCTCTTAACAAAGGTGATTTTGCCGTCGAGATGGCCCCAGCGTGGTTGAAAGGCTACATGACAGAAAATGCTCCAGAAGGAAAAGGCAACTGGCGCGTATCAACACTACCAAGCGAGTTTGCTGGTAACTGGGGTGGATCTTACGTCGCGATCCCGGCAGAAACAGAGCATAGTGAAGAAGCATATGAGTTTGCAAAATGGCTCGTTTCTCCTGAAAATCAGTTGAAATCATTCGAAGAGAGCGGACTTTTCCCTTCAGCGCCATCCGTGTACGAAATGGATGAATTTGTGAATAACGAGGACGAATACTTCGGTGGTCAAAATACAGCGGCTACTTTTGCTGAAGCAGCGAAAGAGATTCCGGCTGTCTACAAAGGACCAAAATACGTAACAGTCAATGATGAAGTACTGACTGCTCTAAGAAACGTTCAAGAAGGCGGAGATCCTGAGAAAGAATGGAAAGATGCTGTTAAGCGGATCGAAGGGTTAGTCAAACGGTAA
- a CDS encoding sugar ABC transporter permease, with translation MEDVQKQAKARKTIKTSKLSEKKKDMISGYLYVAPFFIVFGIIGLYPALFSIVLAFQEWNGLGDMEFVGLSNFAVVLQDPLFWKSLYNTVIIGLMGTAPQLIVGIVLAYFLNLAVIRFTNFFRVTIFMPYITSMVAVALVFGVFFSSNETALANYVIGLFGVDPVSWKTSEWGAKIAIALMVFWRWVGYNTIIYLAGLQSISKDLYEAATIDGANKLEQFIYITIPLLKPFIILTVFMSTVGALQLFAEPTVFLGSSAFSRDEAMTVVMYLYRDAFNLGSFGTASATAVLLLIIIIGAAAINTWLTSGIGNKKKRGA, from the coding sequence TTGGAGGATGTGCAAAAGCAAGCAAAAGCTCGGAAAACAATCAAAACTAGTAAACTGTCTGAAAAGAAGAAAGACATGATTTCAGGCTATCTCTATGTTGCACCATTCTTTATTGTGTTTGGGATTATTGGGTTATATCCAGCTCTGTTTAGTATTGTCCTAGCTTTTCAGGAATGGAACGGGCTTGGTGATATGGAGTTTGTTGGTCTTAGTAACTTTGCAGTCGTCTTACAAGATCCGTTATTTTGGAAGTCTCTATATAACACGGTCATCATCGGTTTAATGGGAACGGCCCCGCAGTTAATTGTCGGAATTGTTCTCGCTTATTTCCTTAATCTGGCCGTCATCCGTTTCACAAACTTCTTCAGGGTAACGATTTTTATGCCATACATTACGTCGATGGTTGCCGTTGCTCTCGTGTTTGGCGTTTTCTTTAGTAGTAATGAAACGGCACTCGCAAACTACGTTATTGGCTTGTTCGGCGTTGATCCGGTGAGCTGGAAAACGTCTGAATGGGGAGCGAAAATTGCCATTGCGCTCATGGTATTTTGGCGCTGGGTTGGCTATAACACAATCATTTATCTAGCGGGTCTACAAAGTATTTCGAAGGATCTGTATGAAGCGGCTACGATTGATGGAGCGAACAAACTCGAGCAGTTTATCTACATTACGATTCCATTATTGAAGCCATTCATCATTCTAACGGTGTTTATGTCGACTGTTGGTGCACTACAATTATTTGCTGAACCAACCGTGTTCTTAGGTTCGTCTGCATTCAGTCGCGATGAAGCGATGACAGTGGTGATGTACTTGTACCGTGATGCCTTTAACCTTGGCTCATTCGGAACCGCATCTGCTACGGCAGTATTGTTGCTTATTATCATTATCGGTGCTGCAGCGATCAATACTTGGTTAACATCTGGAATTGGCAATAAGAAGAAGAGAGGTGCGTAA
- a CDS encoding carbohydrate ABC transporter permease, translating to MKQKRKKQPKAGTLPIYLILGFTSLFSLFPFYWMFVMATQPSAAYNSIPPTLLPGGKLVENFQKVLDTIPFFQAMWNTILLCTVVTLAVLLISSLAGFAFAKFTFPGKNFLFILILLTMVIPPQLGLIPQYYLVSQLGWLDSLIGAGILFLLNPLGIFLMRQYISESVPDELMEAAKLDGCSNFRIYWSIVIPIIKPAFATLGIIVFTLVWGEFLWQFTVLRDPSSYTLQVALASLNNAFRVDFGMLLSGVFWATVPLIIIFLIFNKWFISSITEGSVK from the coding sequence ATGAAACAAAAACGTAAGAAACAACCAAAAGCGGGTACGTTACCGATTTATCTTATCCTGGGCTTTACCTCTCTCTTTTCTCTGTTTCCATTTTACTGGATGTTCGTCATGGCGACGCAGCCGAGTGCGGCGTATAACTCCATTCCGCCGACGCTTTTACCTGGTGGAAAGCTAGTCGAGAACTTCCAGAAAGTGCTGGATACAATTCCATTTTTCCAGGCGATGTGGAATACAATTCTTCTTTGTACGGTTGTCACGTTAGCCGTATTGCTAATTAGTTCGTTGGCTGGATTTGCATTTGCGAAATTCACATTCCCTGGGAAAAACTTTTTGTTCATTCTAATTTTGTTAACAATGGTTATTCCGCCACAGCTGGGATTGATTCCACAGTACTACCTGGTTTCTCAACTAGGTTGGCTTGATTCGTTAATAGGAGCGGGAATCTTATTCCTACTCAATCCGCTCGGAATTTTCCTGATGCGTCAATATATTAGTGAATCCGTACCTGACGAATTAATGGAAGCGGCGAAGCTTGATGGCTGTTCCAACTTCAGGATTTATTGGAGTATCGTCATTCCGATTATCAAGCCTGCTTTTGCGACGCTTGGAATTATTGTCTTTACGTTAGTTTGGGGAGAATTCCTGTGGCAGTTCACCGTTTTGCGTGATCCTTCTTCTTATACGCTACAGGTGGCGCTTGCTTCTCTAAATAATGCTTTCCGAGTCGATTTCGGAATGTTACTTTCAGGCGTGTTCTGGGCAACGGTTCCATTGATCATTATTTTCCTTATTTTCAACAAGTGGTTTATTTCGAGCATTACGGAAGGATCTGTTAAATAA
- a CDS encoding LacI family DNA-binding transcriptional regulator, producing the protein MNLTIRDIARMAGVSPATVSKIMNNYGGISEATRQKVYKIIEDTKYQPTFSAKSLATKKSNLIGLIYAGKINVDFKHPFFNEVMNTFKKAVGALGYDLLLFSNEKFYQGESKYLERCRHFHVDGCLIVAGDEIEAAVHEIAQSEIPCIGIDLKLEGPKSSYIMTDNAKIGMKVVENFYLNKVKKVAYIGGKQDSLISGIRNEGFMDAMKQFGLPLNEKWIHYGDFFEESGYRAMKKILQDDERPEAVFAASDMMALGALKAMKEHGIKVPEDIQLIGCDDIESCRYSDPPLTTVKQDKQKLGKLAAYMLDDLIQGNEEIHPVKVDPELVIRSSSIER; encoded by the coding sequence ATGAATTTAACGATTAGGGATATTGCTAGAATGGCTGGGGTCTCTCCAGCGACTGTATCCAAAATTATGAACAATTACGGGGGGATCAGTGAGGCCACTCGTCAGAAAGTATATAAAATTATTGAAGATACAAAATACCAGCCAACTTTTTCAGCGAAATCACTGGCTACTAAAAAATCGAACTTAATCGGTTTGATCTACGCCGGAAAAATCAACGTCGATTTCAAACACCCTTTCTTTAATGAAGTGATGAATACATTTAAGAAAGCAGTAGGGGCGCTCGGATATGATCTCCTTCTGTTTTCCAATGAAAAGTTCTATCAAGGTGAAAGCAAATACCTAGAGCGATGCAGGCATTTCCATGTGGATGGATGCTTAATCGTGGCCGGTGATGAAATTGAGGCGGCCGTTCATGAAATCGCGCAAAGTGAGATTCCGTGTATTGGCATCGATTTAAAGCTAGAAGGACCAAAATCCAGCTATATTATGACGGATAATGCCAAGATTGGCATGAAAGTCGTTGAGAATTTCTATTTAAATAAAGTAAAAAAGGTCGCCTATATTGGTGGGAAACAAGATTCGCTTATTTCGGGCATCCGAAACGAAGGATTCATGGATGCGATGAAGCAGTTCGGTCTTCCGTTGAATGAAAAGTGGATTCACTATGGAGATTTCTTTGAGGAGAGCGGATACCGCGCCATGAAAAAGATTCTTCAGGATGATGAACGCCCTGAAGCCGTGTTCGCCGCTTCTGACATGATGGCGCTCGGTGCGTTGAAAGCGATGAAGGAGCACGGGATAAAGGTTCCAGAAGACATCCAACTGATCGGCTGTGATGACATTGAATCTTGTCGCTATAGCGATCCGCCTCTTACGACCGTGAAACAGGACAAACAAAAGTTAGGAAAGCTCGCAGCCTACATGCTGGATGATTTAATACAAGGGAACGAAGAGATCCATCCAGTGAAAGTCGACCCTGAGCTTGTCATTCGATCATCTAGTATAGAAAGGTAA